Proteins encoded in a region of the Paenibacillus sp. E222 genome:
- a CDS encoding response regulator has protein sequence MMNLMVVDDEHSAVESIASSIPWREHGIGHVYKAYSVKEALQQMTAHQVHIIITDIRMPGLSGLDLVSHIRQKWERTKCIILSGHASFDYAKQALRHGTVSYLLKPVRDEELIEAVQQASVQIRLEGEKQLMHQRAMYSVREHLPEKRAGLMKDVLLGHKFAESELVEKLEQLEIGFRPQDKMQLLLIRYDDPQPTHKAFRLMKYAISNVVEEIFGSSYHLCHTDDAYDDLVFMASPKQAQSEPELLMGRLGERLLHSVKQYLNATISLSVSRIGRFPDQVPQLYHQAVSALRKQAEAGKGLHLNAAADSHGATLKSLSALYEPPGLTALLEAGRMEDASNKIDSIFAELSDSVFPEHVYVAFHYLAAAFSYMAHREGRQLSDVLGEQYQQLLKDGYGVSLRSLEAWTRSVMEQWARSTKDTGQENGSNMIRQVQQWIDHHLGEDLSLQVIAGEVHLHPVYLSKMYKQSTGEGISDYIIRSRMERAVHLLKHTAMKIYEVGQEVGYNNTPYFIQVFRKHYGLTPQDFRNG, from the coding sequence ATGATGAATCTAATGGTCGTGGATGATGAACATTCAGCGGTGGAATCGATTGCATCCTCCATACCGTGGAGGGAACATGGGATTGGACACGTATACAAGGCGTACTCGGTGAAAGAGGCATTACAGCAAATGACGGCACATCAGGTCCATATTATCATCACCGATATTCGTATGCCGGGCTTGTCCGGTCTGGATCTGGTAAGTCATATTCGGCAAAAGTGGGAGCGGACCAAATGTATCATTTTATCCGGACACGCGTCCTTTGATTATGCGAAGCAGGCACTCCGTCATGGAACAGTAAGTTACCTGCTGAAGCCCGTACGGGATGAGGAGCTGATCGAAGCGGTGCAGCAGGCCTCCGTCCAGATTCGGCTGGAGGGAGAGAAACAGTTGATGCATCAGCGCGCCATGTATTCGGTGAGGGAACATTTACCCGAGAAGCGGGCGGGATTAATGAAGGATGTACTGCTTGGACATAAATTTGCAGAGAGCGAACTTGTGGAGAAGCTGGAGCAATTGGAGATTGGATTCCGTCCCCAGGATAAAATGCAGCTGCTGCTCATCCGCTATGATGACCCACAGCCCACACACAAGGCATTCCGTCTGATGAAATACGCCATCTCCAACGTGGTGGAAGAAATTTTTGGCAGCAGCTATCATCTCTGCCATACGGATGATGCGTATGATGATCTCGTCTTCATGGCAAGTCCGAAACAGGCACAGTCTGAACCTGAACTGCTGATGGGGCGGCTCGGAGAACGGCTGCTTCACAGTGTGAAGCAGTATTTAAACGCCACCATTTCACTGTCAGTCAGCCGGATAGGCCGTTTTCCGGATCAGGTTCCACAATTATATCATCAGGCTGTAAGTGCCTTGCGCAAGCAGGCGGAAGCGGGCAAAGGACTGCATCTCAATGCGGCTGCCGACTCCCATGGAGCAACATTGAAATCACTTTCGGCGCTCTATGAGCCACCCGGACTGACCGCACTGCTGGAAGCAGGACGGATGGAGGACGCGAGTAACAAGATTGATTCGATTTTCGCCGAGTTATCGGATAGTGTGTTCCCGGAGCATGTCTATGTTGCTTTTCACTATCTCGCAGCAGCCTTCTCGTACATGGCTCATCGGGAGGGCAGGCAGTTGTCCGATGTCCTCGGTGAGCAGTATCAGCAACTGTTGAAGGACGGCTACGGCGTGTCACTTCGGAGTCTGGAAGCCTGGACCCGTAGCGTGATGGAACAATGGGCTCGAAGCACAAAGGACACAGGCCAGGAAAATGGATCGAACATGATCAGACAGGTCCAGCAATGGATTGACCACCATCTGGGCGAAGATCTTTCCTTGCAGGTTATAGCCGGGGAAGTGCATCTGCACCCGGTTTACTTGTCCAAAATGTATAAACAATCGACGGGTGAAGGCATCAGTGATTACATTATCCGTTCCCGAATGGAACGTGCTGTTCACTTGCTGAAGCACACGGCTATGAAGATTTATGAAGTCGGTCAGGAAGTGGGATATAACAATACCCCTTATTTCATTCAAGTCTTCCGCAAACATTATGGCCTGACCCCGCAGGATTTTCGGAACGGTTAA
- a CDS encoding extracellular solute-binding protein — translation MYRKMMTALLALTMVAVTACSSGAKEEPSKEAAAPLALQDGKYEPAVQMSYLRAWNDDTKFKNGETAQNNVHTKWAKERLGIDLTTPWAVSVTNDAFYTKLRLSLSANEEMPDIVSIRGDYNLVRELIESGKFADAGELFDKYASDTWKGAAESAPEEWYPYMYEGKRYGIPIFDYAYNGDPVMFIREDWLKKLGLEEPKTIDELVTVMDAFTNQDPDGNGKKDTYGLTVGMKNALNTWMTESGWIFGMYNTMPGQWNLNAEGTLEYGSVQPGVKEGLATMKDWLSKGYLPKEAGVYDEIKAAELFTAGKAGIIVGPHWMPNWPIDDVKKNVDGATYKAIALPTGPTGESHHHGSGASNGVVLINKDMANPEIFFTYQNYLFDNFANPEVGGEFEHGFAQGYDFDIVDGKVLGEAEVKDGVSPLKYTITYDGARIPNLMMDTLAELATGKQPETPFEKNTKIANKPEVFAAAQVVVAHKDDAIKNKFTGAPTDTMKMKKDALDKLEKDTFSKIIYGQIGIDEFDAFVTKWKSMGGDQITTEVNEWFKTVN, via the coding sequence ATGTATAGAAAAATGATGACTGCATTGCTTGCACTGACGATGGTTGCCGTAACGGCATGCAGTTCGGGGGCAAAGGAAGAACCATCCAAGGAAGCGGCTGCGCCACTTGCGCTGCAAGACGGTAAGTATGAACCTGCGGTTCAGATGAGCTATTTGCGAGCCTGGAATGATGATACAAAGTTCAAGAACGGAGAGACTGCACAGAACAACGTGCACACCAAATGGGCCAAAGAGCGTCTGGGCATCGACCTGACCACGCCTTGGGCTGTGTCCGTGACCAATGATGCTTTTTATACGAAGCTTCGTCTCTCCCTGTCGGCTAACGAGGAGATGCCGGATATCGTCTCCATCCGTGGGGACTACAATCTGGTGCGTGAGTTGATTGAGTCGGGTAAATTCGCCGATGCAGGTGAACTGTTCGACAAGTATGCATCCGACACATGGAAAGGGGCTGCTGAATCCGCACCGGAAGAGTGGTACCCGTACATGTATGAAGGCAAACGGTATGGTATTCCGATCTTTGACTATGCTTACAACGGCGACCCGGTTATGTTTATCCGTGAAGACTGGCTGAAGAAGCTGGGACTGGAAGAACCCAAAACGATCGATGAGCTCGTGACGGTGATGGATGCATTTACGAATCAGGACCCGGATGGTAACGGTAAAAAGGATACGTACGGTCTGACGGTCGGCATGAAAAATGCCCTCAATACCTGGATGACTGAATCCGGCTGGATCTTCGGCATGTACAACACGATGCCAGGACAGTGGAATCTGAATGCAGAAGGAACACTGGAATACGGCTCGGTTCAACCGGGTGTGAAAGAAGGACTTGCAACGATGAAAGACTGGTTGTCCAAAGGCTATCTGCCGAAGGAAGCCGGCGTATATGATGAGATCAAGGCAGCTGAACTGTTTACAGCAGGCAAAGCCGGAATCATTGTGGGACCACACTGGATGCCGAACTGGCCGATCGATGATGTGAAGAAAAATGTGGACGGCGCTACCTACAAAGCCATTGCCCTGCCAACCGGACCGACTGGCGAGAGCCATCACCACGGTTCAGGTGCCAGCAACGGGGTTGTGTTGATCAACAAGGATATGGCAAACCCAGAAATTTTCTTCACATATCAAAATTATTTGTTCGATAACTTCGCTAATCCAGAAGTGGGTGGGGAGTTCGAACATGGCTTTGCCCAAGGATATGACTTTGATATCGTAGATGGTAAAGTGCTTGGTGAAGCTGAAGTGAAAGATGGGGTATCCCCCCTCAAATACACAATTACGTATGACGGTGCACGGATTCCGAACCTGATGATGGATACATTGGCAGAACTCGCTACAGGCAAGCAGCCTGAAACACCATTTGAGAAAAATACAAAAATTGCCAACAAACCTGAAGTGTTCGCTGCGGCTCAAGTCGTGGTAGCTCATAAGGATGATGCAATCAAGAACAAATTCACGGGTGCACCGACGGATACGATGAAGATGAAAAAAGATGCACTCGACAAGTTGGAGAAAGATACGTTCAGCAAAATCATTTATGGTCAGATTGGCATCGATGAATTCGACGCGTTCGTAACGAAGTGGAAATCCATGGGTGGCGATCAAATCACAACGGAAGTCAATGAATGGTTCAAAACAGTCAATTAA
- a CDS encoding DUF6138 family protein, with product MSTRYDQAMEEMIEVIEQWFDEQLKREDLEKAVKRTTLQMGIFNDILLDYRPGRTTLDSVDLGLDEGLKSKNAGPFTEEQVRNEIQPKLIEVVQGKLDKLADTPLIDYRFTFRGKFPTTEGKLQVTMLEYINEGKRQQLLERIHTYVDQKLLNGTYPTKPLESFFLTRHLLDPKLFPELDVAWTIAQYDRIQELNKGRQEALAEHRGDIIRAITSWAEHYFLPRYFDVQPSAYSTNVYTLKPGASLEEDQLQSEHGHHVVQPIDLLLYAAVMILRYEPSYSKPKGLNFLELAKQLGSNRAARMMTEGSGTYAKEDIYLKNEHVECTANDVFSIITIIIRKEEAAAYEQAIAFITRLLKQGFPKSYKIKLKSSVKQYLPIKGLAKSDTHRFFANLLEYPELHPLLEEYARAAIEEFEFYADTEGEKNCMPGSYATFGLGLADERYFPLVEYYMGEVDDEHQLVQDKFTAAFAETQGVTASTVPALVACLLRSTDSLKLKIQPELENEDKLELLVQSLHGMETYEVERVLYPIWGKVEKLATLARKADGRRKELLLELLKAAGK from the coding sequence ATGAGTACACGCTATGATCAGGCAATGGAAGAGATGATTGAGGTAATTGAACAATGGTTTGATGAACAGTTGAAGCGGGAAGACCTGGAAAAGGCAGTGAAGCGAACAACGCTGCAAATGGGAATCTTTAATGATATTTTGCTGGATTACAGACCTGGACGGACTACGTTAGACAGTGTGGACCTTGGATTGGATGAAGGATTGAAATCAAAGAATGCAGGCCCATTTACCGAGGAACAGGTGCGGAATGAAATTCAGCCCAAGCTTATAGAAGTGGTTCAAGGAAAATTAGACAAGCTGGCGGATACACCCTTGATCGACTATCGGTTTACCTTTCGCGGGAAATTCCCAACGACAGAAGGAAAGCTGCAAGTGACCATGCTCGAATATATCAACGAAGGGAAAAGGCAGCAGTTGCTTGAGCGCATTCATACATACGTAGACCAAAAGCTGCTGAATGGTACATATCCAACAAAGCCGTTGGAATCCTTTTTTTTGACGCGTCACCTGCTTGACCCGAAATTGTTCCCTGAACTGGACGTAGCGTGGACTATAGCGCAATATGATCGTATTCAGGAGTTAAATAAAGGACGTCAGGAAGCCCTGGCGGAGCATCGTGGTGATATTATTCGCGCAATAACGTCATGGGCAGAGCATTATTTTTTGCCACGCTACTTTGATGTACAGCCTTCTGCGTACAGCACCAATGTATATACACTTAAGCCAGGTGCTTCTTTGGAGGAGGACCAGCTTCAGAGTGAGCATGGGCATCATGTGGTACAGCCTATTGATCTGCTGCTGTATGCAGCCGTGATGATTCTTCGATATGAGCCTAGTTACAGTAAACCGAAAGGCCTCAACTTCCTGGAGCTGGCGAAACAGCTTGGCAGTAACCGAGCAGCGCGCATGATGACGGAAGGTAGCGGAACCTATGCCAAGGAAGATATCTATTTGAAAAATGAGCATGTGGAATGCACAGCCAACGATGTGTTCTCGATCATTACCATCATCATTCGCAAGGAAGAAGCAGCTGCCTACGAACAAGCCATTGCTTTTATCACCCGTTTGCTGAAGCAGGGTTTCCCCAAGAGTTACAAGATCAAGCTCAAATCCAGCGTGAAGCAGTATCTGCCTATTAAAGGTCTCGCGAAGTCGGATACGCATCGATTTTTCGCAAACCTACTTGAGTACCCGGAGCTGCATCCGCTGCTTGAAGAATATGCACGTGCAGCAATCGAAGAGTTCGAATTTTATGCGGATACAGAGGGTGAAAAGAACTGTATGCCAGGCAGTTACGCAACCTTCGGACTTGGACTGGCAGATGAACGGTATTTCCCGTTGGTTGAATATTACATGGGAGAAGTGGATGATGAGCACCAGTTGGTACAGGATAAATTCACCGCTGCCTTTGCTGAGACACAAGGTGTAACGGCAAGCACGGTACCTGCATTAGTTGCCTGTTTGCTTCGTTCTACGGATTCTTTGAAGCTGAAGATTCAGCCAGAGTTGGAGAATGAGGATAAGCTTGAACTTTTGGTCCAATCGTTGCATGGGATGGAAACCTATGAAGTGGAGCGTGTGCTGTATCCGATTTGGGGGAAGGTAGAGAAGCTTGCAACGCTGGCACGCAAGGCGGATGGTAGACGGAAAGAGTTGCTGCTAGAGCTGTTAAAAGCTGCAGGGAAATAA